The nucleotide sequence TGATCCGTTCGTTAAGTTGCTCTTTTGATATCATAACTTCTATCAAATAAATCCCCTCCTAAGGATTGATTGATTTCTTTCTCTTCTTTCCCTATTTTTCAATTACCCCAGCGCAGATAACTCTTGGACTATCGTAAAAAACCGCAATCTGACCAGGAGTTACAGCAAAGGCGGGTTCTTCAAATTGGACGTAAAGTTTATCATTTTCTACAGTCACAGTACATTTTATCTCATTAAATTTCTTTCTTATCTTCACCGTTGCCTCGAACTTTTCTGGCAGTTCTTCGTAGGCATTAACGTTTGAAACAACCATATCCTTTTCATAAACCTCATCTAACGGTGTGGCAAGAATAAAGTTTCCTTCCACGTTCTTTGATTTTATGTACAACCTACCCCCTGTGGCAATTCCAAATTTTCTTTGACCAATCGTGTAAAATGGCAGTCCTTCATGCTTTCCAATTATTTTACCATCCGTTGTAATTATATTTCCCGGCTGAACTCTTATACCATTGTCTTCAAAAAAGCCCTTCAAGTCGTTGTCTGGCAGGAAACACAAGTCCTGAGAGTCTATTTTCTGCGCAACATGGATGCCTTGTTCTTGCGCTATTCTTCTTATCTCATCTTTTGAGTAATTGCCATTTGGGAGCAAAATTCTTGAAAGTTTTTCTTTTCTTATAGACGCAAGGAAGTAAGACTGGTCCTTGCTTTCATCAACCGCTTTGTAAAGCTTCCCGTCGATTATCCTTGCATAGTGACCTGAGGCAACGTAGTCCATTCCGTCCGATAATGCAACATCCATCACAGCACCGAATTTTATGTAGTCGTTACAAAAAAAACATGGGTTTGGTGTCTTTCCGGCGAGATTTTCGTTGATGAAATAGTCTATGATCTTCTCTCTGAAAGTGTCCTCTATGTGAACTATCTTAAATGGCACGTTGAATTTTTTCGCAATTAACTGTGCATCGTAAGTATCGGATGGACTGCAGCAGACTTTGTGCTTAATTTGTTTAGTCAAATAGAGTTGATCGCTAACTGTTTTCATGTGGTATGCCGTAACATCAAAGCCTTCTTTTAAAAGCAAGTAGAGTGCTACAGCGCTATCTACACCACCGCTGAGAAGTATACCGACTTTTTTTCCATTGTTTATATTGTTCAAACAAGATTGCACCTCGCTTTGTAATCTTCTATTAGGTTTTTCAACTTAATGCTTTTGAGAGTCCCTTCCATCTGTTCAAGGACAACTTCCCATATTCTATTCACCGTACAAGCTTCTGGTGTTGTTTCATCTTCGTCTACGTTTACAAAACATTTTATCGCATCAGTAGGGTTGTCGACAGCAGCTACTATGTCGTAAACTGTTATATCATCTATGCTTTTCGAAAGTTCGTATCCACCGCCTCTGCCACGATAAGCACGTAATATCCCGTTCCGAGCTAAGTCTGCTAAAATCTTTTCTGCAAATTCGAGTGGCAATTTCGCTCGGCACTTTTTAACAATTTCGCGTGCGTTAACACGCTTGTTTTCAAGGCTTATCAATATCATTATCTTTATAGCGTACTCACTCTTCATTGTGATTGCCATATTCAACCTCCGTGATCACACTTTCTTATCTGTTCGTGACAGGATTAATTACATATACAGGATGTGGGGTTATTCCCTGACTCAACGCAAGTCTAACATCGCTTACGTACACGTCTATCCTATTACCCTTGATCGCACTTCCAGTATCTTCGGCTATAAATACCGTATTTGCAAGTGTCGGTATGTAAACAAGTGAACCGAGCGGTATGACAGCTGGGTCAACTGCTATCGACAAGAATTGCTGAGGTACTCGTCCGTTCCTCGCTATCCTGAACGTTGGGTGCATCGGAACTTTCCCGTCATCCCACTCAGAATAGAATGTGACGGTGAAGACACCTTTATACTCCGTGAATAGCCTTAACGGGTCTCTAGGCTCGCCTTCTATGTATAATTCAAAATGAAATACATCCAGACACTGCCCCAATGGTTTATCGTTTGATATAAATGTTCCTGTCTTGAGCGACGTGTTCACTCCACTGTACACAGCCATAATCATGTTGCCGTGGTCAACTGTCACAGTATTATTCTCAACTTTGAGAACTTTTCCAGGTAATATCGGGTATATATCCTTGCCACGTGCGTAAATGTCCATGCCTATTTGCCTTATTCCGTTCTTATCTTGTCCATGGTACGAGAGAATATCGGCTGGATTAATTTTCACAGGCACTTTCACGTACGATTTCGGATCATTTACGGGAATCTTTACCACCTGTCCAACAGCTAATTTCGATGGGTCGGCAATATTATTTAATTCTACAAGAGAACTCAAATTGACCTTGTAGGCTGATGCAATTGAACTAAGTGTATCACCAGACTTCACAATGTAGTAAATGTAGCCGGTATCAAGTTTTAAAAGTGATACGGGATCTAAGTTTTGAATTGTGGCTT is from Fervidobacterium gondwanense DSM 13020 and encodes:
- the mnmA gene encoding tRNA 2-thiouridine(34) synthase MnmA; translated protein: MNNINNGKKVGILLSGGVDSAVALYLLLKEGFDVTAYHMKTVSDQLYLTKQIKHKVCCSPSDTYDAQLIAKKFNVPFKIVHIEDTFREKIIDYFINENLAGKTPNPCFFCNDYIKFGAVMDVALSDGMDYVASGHYARIIDGKLYKAVDESKDQSYFLASIRKEKLSRILLPNGNYSKDEIRRIAQEQGIHVAQKIDSQDLCFLPDNDLKGFFEDNGIRVQPGNIITTDGKIIGKHEGLPFYTIGQRKFGIATGGRLYIKSKNVEGNFILATPLDEVYEKDMVVSNVNAYEELPEKFEATVKIRKKFNEIKCTVTVENDKLYVQFEEPAFAVTPGQIAVFYDSPRVICAGVIEK
- a CDS encoding RrF2 family transcriptional regulator, encoding MAITMKSEYAIKIMILISLENKRVNAREIVKKCRAKLPLEFAEKILADLARNGILRAYRGRGGGYELSKSIDDITVYDIVAAVDNPTDAIKCFVNVDEDETTPEACTVNRIWEVVLEQMEGTLKSIKLKNLIEDYKARCNLV
- a CDS encoding 3D domain-containing protein — protein: MARNKRIGNSLFTKISFLIVIAILLMLNSCLPIGNYLELSMRIDDIQEKVDKLERSSTKPQPQPSDQQEIKQEIKNVDSKVAKLEQTVTSISNSVKSYDQELTKTSTKVSDLEKNLTSIKSDLDKISKTQTSIQNKVATLESQLKQIDVVRKDLDALSSQLRNVQQSIPTQINQSDVEFLKQLQQQISEIKATIQNLDPVSLLKLDTGYIYYIVKSGDTLSSIASAYKVNLSSLVELNNIADPSKLAVGQVVKIPVNDPKSYVKVPVKINPADILSYHGQDKNGIRQIGMDIYARGKDIYPILPGKVLKVENNTVTVDHGNMIMAVYSGVNTSLKTGTFISNDKPLGQCLDVFHFELYIEGEPRDPLRLFTEYKGVFTVTFYSEWDDGKVPMHPTFRIARNGRVPQQFLSIAVDPAVIPLGSLVYIPTLANTVFIAEDTGSAIKGNRIDVYVSDVRLALSQGITPHPVYVINPVTNR